The proteins below are encoded in one region of Shewanella algae:
- the hflX gene encoding ribosome rescue GTPase HflX, whose translation MFDRYEAGETAVLVHIDFSDEDSREDLLELQLLVDSAGARSVGVITGSRRTPDRKFFLGTGKAEELAALVAATEANVVIFNHALSPAQERNLEILCQCRVLDRTTLILDIFAQRARTHEGKLQVELAQLRHMSTRLVRGWTHLERQKGGIGLRGPGETQLETDRRLLRGRIKSINRRLEKVDKQREQSRRARQRSDLATVSLVGYTNAGKSTLFNALTTSEVYAADQLFATLDPTLRKLELDNGAVFLADTVGFIRHLPHELVAAFKATLQETRQADLLLHVVDCADDNMNDNFEQVQEVLKEIEADKIPQLLVCNKIDLLEEIGPKIDFDPEGRPYRVWISAQKGLGLDLLKQAVDQLTAATIVELSLRIPAMAGHYLGQFYRLDAIQQKEYDDLGNCILSIRLPQPDWHRLVKQSQGELETFILEPEIDKVVC comes from the coding sequence TTGTTTGATCGCTATGAGGCGGGAGAAACTGCAGTACTTGTTCATATCGACTTTTCCGACGAAGACAGCCGGGAAGACCTTCTCGAATTGCAACTCTTGGTCGATTCGGCTGGAGCACGTTCGGTAGGGGTGATAACAGGAAGCCGCCGGACACCTGACCGAAAGTTTTTCTTGGGGACGGGAAAGGCGGAAGAACTGGCAGCTTTGGTAGCTGCGACCGAGGCAAATGTGGTGATCTTCAACCACGCATTGAGTCCTGCACAGGAAAGAAATCTTGAAATCCTGTGTCAATGCCGGGTGTTGGACAGAACCACGCTTATCCTCGATATCTTTGCTCAGCGGGCCCGTACCCATGAGGGTAAGTTGCAGGTGGAGCTAGCGCAGTTGCGCCACATGTCGACTCGCCTGGTACGGGGCTGGACTCACCTTGAACGTCAAAAGGGCGGGATAGGTTTGCGCGGCCCCGGGGAAACCCAGCTGGAAACTGACCGGCGATTGCTGCGGGGGCGAATCAAGTCCATCAATCGTCGTTTGGAAAAAGTGGACAAACAGCGGGAACAAAGTCGCCGGGCCAGACAGCGAAGCGACTTGGCTACTGTGTCACTGGTCGGTTATACCAACGCCGGAAAGTCCACTCTATTCAACGCTTTGACAACATCGGAGGTCTATGCCGCCGATCAGTTGTTTGCGACCCTGGATCCGACGCTGCGTAAGCTGGAGTTGGACAACGGCGCCGTATTTTTAGCCGACACTGTGGGGTTTATTCGTCATTTGCCCCATGAGTTGGTGGCGGCGTTCAAGGCGACATTACAGGAAACCCGCCAGGCTGACCTCCTGCTGCACGTGGTGGACTGCGCCGACGACAATATGAATGACAACTTTGAGCAGGTGCAAGAAGTGCTCAAAGAGATTGAGGCCGATAAAATTCCGCAGCTTCTGGTCTGCAACAAGATAGATCTGCTGGAAGAGATAGGCCCAAAAATAGATTTCGACCCCGAAGGCCGGCCATACAGAGTATGGATTTCGGCCCAAAAAGGGTTGGGACTGGACCTTCTCAAGCAGGCGGTGGATCAACTGACCGCTGCCACTATAGTTGAGCTTAGCTTGAGAATACCGGCAATGGCCGGACATTATCTTGGCCAGTTTTATCGACTGGATGCGATACAGCAGAAAGAGTATGACGACCTGGGGAACTGTATCTTGTCTATTCGTTTACCACAGCCGGACTGGCATCGGCTGGTTAAACAGAGTCAAGGTGAGTTGGAAACCTTTATCCTCGAACCCGAGATTGATAAAGTAGTTTGTTAA
- the hfq gene encoding RNA chaperone Hfq produces MAKGQSLQDPFLNALRRERVPVSIYLVNGIKLQGQVESFDQFVILLKNTVSQMVYKHAISTVVPSRPFNVSNHQGGGQQGYNSQHDDSSEQ; encoded by the coding sequence ATGGCTAAGGGGCAATCTTTACAAGACCCATTTCTGAACGCACTACGCCGTGAGCGCGTTCCTGTTTCCATCTACCTGGTCAACGGTATCAAGTTGCAGGGACAGGTGGAATCTTTTGACCAGTTCGTTATCTTGCTGAAAAACACGGTTAGCCAGATGGTATATAAGCATGCCATTTCAACTGTTGTGCCTTCTCGTCCATTCAACGTGAGCAATCACCAGGGCGGCGGCCAGCAGGGCTATAACTCGCAGCATGATGATAGCAGCGAACAGTAA
- the hflK gene encoding FtsH protease activity modulator HflK has translation MAWNEPGNKGNDPWGNKGGNDKGPPDLDDVFRNLTKRFGGKGNGGSGFSMGTLAIVAGIALAVWGFSGFYTIKEAEQGVVLRFGEHVGEVGPGLHWKATFVDSVLPVDVSTVRSIPASGSMLTADENMVVVELDVQYKVKDAYQYLFSAVDANSSLREATDSALRYVIGHSKMNDILTTGRAKVRDDTRAEIERIIAPYNLGLQIEDVNFLPARPPEEVKDAFDDAISAQEDEHTYIRQAEAYQLEIEPKARGQVERIKQDARAYKERVIQDAEGAVAKFNKLLPEYKQAPEVTRDRLYIDAMQQVFSDTNKVLIDAKNNGNLMYLPLDKLMSQEGKSKPKTEQEPEQQVDAVSSQRNTNSSSFNGRMSREERMRQGRE, from the coding sequence ATGGCTTGGAACGAGCCCGGTAACAAGGGTAATGATCCTTGGGGAAACAAAGGTGGCAACGACAAGGGGCCACCGGATCTGGACGATGTATTTCGCAATCTGACCAAACGCTTTGGCGGCAAGGGCAACGGTGGTTCTGGCTTCAGCATGGGGACTCTGGCCATAGTTGCAGGTATTGCCCTGGCAGTATGGGGTTTTTCCGGTTTCTACACTATCAAGGAAGCGGAGCAGGGTGTCGTGCTGCGTTTCGGTGAACATGTCGGCGAAGTTGGTCCCGGCCTGCACTGGAAAGCCACTTTTGTCGATTCGGTTTTACCGGTAGATGTCTCAACGGTTCGCTCTATTCCTGCTTCCGGCAGCATGCTGACAGCCGATGAAAACATGGTCGTGGTTGAACTCGATGTGCAGTACAAGGTGAAAGATGCCTACCAGTATCTGTTCAGTGCCGTTGATGCCAACTCGAGCCTGCGTGAAGCTACCGACAGTGCGCTGCGTTATGTCATAGGTCATTCAAAAATGAATGACATTTTGACCACAGGGCGTGCCAAAGTTCGTGACGACACCCGCGCCGAGATTGAACGTATTATCGCGCCTTACAACCTGGGACTGCAGATTGAAGACGTTAACTTCCTGCCGGCCAGACCGCCTGAAGAGGTGAAAGATGCCTTCGATGACGCGATTTCAGCGCAGGAAGATGAGCACACTTATATCCGTCAGGCCGAAGCTTATCAGCTGGAAATTGAGCCCAAGGCTCGTGGTCAGGTGGAACGTATCAAGCAGGACGCCCGTGCATACAAAGAACGTGTTATCCAGGATGCCGAAGGCGCCGTGGCCAAGTTCAACAAGCTGCTGCCCGAGTATAAGCAGGCCCCTGAAGTGACTCGCGATCGCCTCTATATCGATGCGATGCAGCAGGTGTTCAGTGATACCAATAAGGTACTGATTGATGCCAAGAATAATGGCAATTTGATGTATCTGCCACTGGATAAGCTGATGTCTCAGGAAGGCAAGTCTAAACCCAAAACTGAACAGGAACCCGAGCAGCAAGTGGATGCCGTCAGTAGTCAAAGAAACACTAACAGCAGCAGTTTCAACGGACGCATGTCCCGCGAAGAGCGTATGCGTCAGGGAAGGGAGTAA